One stretch of SAR324 cluster bacterium DNA includes these proteins:
- a CDS encoding DUF1330 domain-containing protein has protein sequence MAKAYLISIYNEIHDPEKLKAYAADALPALQAHGATPLARGSEIVSKEGNKPLRAVVMEFESLDAARTAYESEEYKGALAKLEGGVDRQLFLIEGL, from the coding sequence ATGGCGAAAGCGTACTTGATTTCCATTTATAACGAGATTCACGACCCAGAAAAACTCAAGGCCTACGCTGCAGATGCCTTGCCTGCACTGCAAGCACATGGCGCCACTCCTCTCGCCCGAGGATCTGAAATTGTCAGTAAAGAAGGCAACAAACCGCTGCGAGCTGTAGTGATGGAGTTTGAAAGCTTGGACGCTGCAAGAACAGCCTATGAGAGTGAAGAATACAAGGGAGCGCTGGCTAAGCTAGAAGGAGGAGTGGACCGACAGCTATTCCTGATCGAAGGGTTATAG